Proteins encoded together in one Sphingobacteriia bacterium window:
- a CDS encoding transglycosylase SLT domain-containing protein encodes MGKAILYLIIFSCLSKISFAKDCQRYIRNYEKQYNIPKDLLSAISNVESSYNPYAVNFAGKAYYFKTKEEAIVYVNDLLAKGYKSFDVGCLQINYRYHSKNFNSLDEMFEITNNIKYGANYLKQLHKATSNWREAVAKYHSSKEINQRKYTRQVLEKWVKL; translated from the coding sequence ATGGGTAAAGCCATTTTATATTTAATTATTTTTAGTTGTTTAAGCAAAATTAGCTTTGCAAAAGACTGTCAAAGGTATATTCGAAACTACGAAAAACAATACAACATTCCAAAAGATTTACTATCTGCCATTTCAAATGTAGAATCAAGCTATAATCCATATGCGGTAAATTTTGCTGGCAAGGCTTATTACTTCAAGACTAAAGAAGAAGCAATAGTTTATGTAAATGATTTGCTTGCTAAAGGATACAAATCCTTTGACGTTGGATGTTTGCAAATTAATTATAGATACCATTCTAAAAACTTTAATTCTCTAGATGAGATGTTTGAGATAACAAATAATATAAAATATGGTGCGAACTATTTAAAACAACTTCATAAGGCGACCTCTAACTGGCGAGAAGCAGTTGCCAAATATCATTCTTCAAAGGAAATTAATCAAAGGAAATATACCCGACAAGTATTAGAAAAATGGGTAAAGCTATAA
- a CDS encoding type IV secretion system DNA-binding domain-containing protein has protein sequence MNKNINKSTIQDGTRGGQVELHNLMMFLQVLKETYILSLIPCIFITIFLIIYKISYIDFIIASKYLYIKTFSTLMSKKILYSTKVVIPGIGKRLISIPAHAFISNKIYYYTYTRTINLLFLYIKYMSLASIILTTIVYRFVWIKKGRKLKNKKVKEGNEFVEPKKLNKIINPNLKKYEFKDHMKIGDLILPKESEFKHTIVFGTTGSGKTTCFLEYIKQIRARGDKIVIIDSSCNFISKIYREDKDIILNPLDQRSALWTPWAEENNKETYKNISAGLIPTSRYTDPFWVTAARTVFTAAIDKLNKKGERSIKKLHELLCMDDDTFIKFFENTDAAGIINKNSDKTGGSIRATLTTYIENFLNFLEDTDNPFSIIDWVNKDDDSNLFIACTLIHRESLVSLMSLWFDMAIKYSVIREHKRPIWFIVDELKSLNELKSLPMLVEEGRKYHLAGLFAAQNIAQIREVYSHEQAQNILANCNTKIFFKNSSNEINKWISETLGMQKVENYNENLSYGSNSIRDGVSLQLKENKELLFESYDIENLPNLEALVKVPTGKYVTKIKLNSSSFISDSITPFIKKNVIVKVKEDKQEKNLDNISVPELAIPKSKKSKKSELEELKEEVSEQT, from the coding sequence ATGAACAAAAATATAAATAAAAGTACAATTCAGGATGGTACACGAGGAGGGCAGGTAGAACTTCATAATTTAATGATGTTCTTACAAGTACTCAAAGAAACTTATATTTTATCTTTAATACCATGCATATTTATTACAATATTTCTTATTATATATAAAATTTCTTACATAGATTTTATAATAGCTTCAAAATATTTATATATAAAAACCTTTAGTACCTTAATGAGTAAAAAAATTTTATATTCCACAAAGGTTGTAATACCAGGAATTGGCAAAAGGCTTATAAGTATTCCTGCTCATGCATTTATATCTAACAAAATATATTATTATACCTATACTCGTACAATAAATCTTTTATTTTTATATATAAAATATATGTCCTTAGCTTCTATAATTCTAACGACAATTGTTTATAGATTTGTATGGATTAAAAAAGGTAGAAAGTTAAAGAATAAAAAGGTAAAGGAAGGAAATGAATTTGTTGAGCCAAAAAAATTAAATAAAATTATCAACCCTAATTTAAAAAAATATGAATTTAAAGATCATATGAAAATTGGTGATCTAATACTACCTAAAGAATCAGAATTTAAGCATACTATTGTTTTTGGTACAACTGGTTCAGGTAAAACTACTTGTTTCTTAGAATATATAAAACAAATAAGGGCTAGGGGAGATAAAATAGTAATTATTGATTCTAGTTGTAATTTCATAAGTAAAATATATAGAGAAGATAAAGATATTATATTAAATCCACTTGATCAAAGATCAGCCCTTTGGACACCGTGGGCTGAAGAAAATAATAAAGAAACTTATAAGAATATATCAGCAGGCCTTATTCCAACTTCACGCTATACAGATCCTTTTTGGGTAACAGCAGCAAGAACTGTATTTACTGCTGCTATCGATAAGTTGAATAAAAAAGGTGAAAGATCAATTAAAAAGCTTCATGAATTATTATGCATGGATGATGATACTTTTATTAAGTTTTTTGAAAATACAGATGCAGCAGGAATAATCAATAAAAATAGTGATAAAACAGGTGGTTCGATAAGAGCAACCTTAACAACTTATATAGAAAATTTTTTAAATTTCCTTGAAGATACCGATAACCCTTTTTCTATTATAGATTGGGTAAATAAAGATGATGATAGTAATTTATTTATAGCTTGTACTCTAATACATAGGGAATCATTAGTAAGCCTTATGAGTTTATGGTTTGATATGGCTATAAAATATTCAGTTATTCGTGAACATAAAAGACCAATTTGGTTTATTGTGGATGAACTTAAAAGTTTAAATGAACTAAAATCTTTGCCCATGTTAGTAGAAGAGGGACGTAAATATCATCTAGCAGGTCTTTTTGCTGCACAAAATATTGCTCAGATTAGGGAGGTTTATTCTCATGAACAAGCACAAAACATTTTAGCTAACTGCAATACTAAGATATTTTTTAAAAATAGTAGTAATGAAATAAATAAATGGATATCAGAAACTTTAGGCATGCAAAAGGTGGAAAACTATAATGAAAACCTTTCTTACGGTTCGAATTCCATAAGAGATGGAGTATCCTTACAATTAAAAGAGAATAAAGAACTTTTATTCGAGAGTTATGATATTGAAAACTTACCTAATTTAGAAGCTTTAGTAAAAGTACCTACAGGTAAGTATGTGACTAAAATTAAATTAAACTCCTCCTCATTTATTTCTGATAGTATTACACCCTTTATAAAGAAAAATGTAATTGTAAAAGTAAAGGAGGATAAGCAAGAAAAGAACTTAGATAATATATCAGTTCCTGAACTAGCAATTCCTAAAAGTAAAAAATCAAAAAAATCTGAACTTGAAGAATTAAAGGAAGAAGTAAGTGAACAAACTTGA
- a CDS encoding MobA/MobL family protein — protein sequence MYHAKLGSIGKRHSSGQYGRSIVQSIAYGMREKLTQKSFDSSTNSYIEGETHDYLYLGGCCFKETLAPTHSPTWVYNRETLWNEVERVEKRVNAEFAKYLQLALPNELNIQQCKKMVREFLNENIISMDLIADYSFHDDKPDNFHAHVYFTTRRIESHGFAKNKIDIVDIIDKKPFLYQLRENYAKVQNKYLAMYGFKKRVTHLSHKKMGLDLIATKHIGYASNNKRSKAELNDRIEYNNQVYRENLKIIINNPEIIIKKLCYEFEYFDYKDISNAVNNQLQLNVKAGNIVEQDFDYNEIYNQIVERIVGSSTLSKIKIKTDSDKKIIFSSIKYFEQNLDLIRENVNDETIEIEEIFGKDNSDSNREIKDNIMADYPFDVNDLYKEIFRNPDKIRALSKFNFSNSRGKSRISNSSEGLISNGRRGGDKNKVTLFLNGVINDFKGGGFSRNVISYYAEETGLKWNEALFDLAREYGIYDKDKQTINHEIIEVTRKYANERLLEEERIEIEKEKQNEKIKDISATIYKKIYKQNLGKELIEYLSNRGWNESEILEHTRNGNILYVESYDEISKALNKASSHKNSNYNFDDLKNIKPLNFFFKDTHKFFIPCYNDKHEIIGFITRDITSKETKNKYVNTRGLQVSEVLYNAQSLEEGKDILVVEGVLDALRLTSSEGKKALNHTIPLGLLGNSLSTERINLISKYNPRTIYIGLDNDESGVRSTQRMVKSLLEHGLSNFRIVKLRNDIKDFDELISKEGYNSLRSILNESLSPSKYLFEEIKNLYLTEIKDQYKLPSDENTANEFKTYLSNVLISLRSNKEEKTSLTQLLIQNVSKDEHLTLNSIINTSEEIINVRNDNLDKDSEVLHEENIINIESEVERLRDLFKYELEENDFIAASKFKSIINKNLSNINEEFKRSLYKMIINQCVNLGKDLNGETWFIKRDNLVNLSNEAILNSITEHGGNFEKGKFSDFLNNIRNENKEIEQNNDKINNKDYKLIKDLADVIIGTLTDKYSIFTEKDIKVLINNELNKKLINEKFEQHILNKVLEGTNIITLKRQSLRGETYYTTKEYLELEKNTLGFANSLNARISPLNSKYLENFIENVRLSNSLNEEQIEAIKYLTTDTTDLAIIDGFAGAGKTRLLQKYKEIIEKKNTLAASFGLGGNKIIGVSVMGIAALNLERDTGIKSITIEAMKNMLKYSSAGMGLKKGDILIVDEAATVTVEDYYLILERAKIEGFKVVLTGDLYQAQPIQSAQIFDHLVDKVGSFSLRNVLRQRDKKDAEATKMFASGNFYGGLSYYKSKGNFVHMLDESTTLRQLAHNYVKDLFNGASYDDSVVITATNADVEVINNHIRKALEDTNYFNFKQKGRNQSGVVNSKEFKLEPFKNSPKKLVIRRGEKIVLTENDYKDYDIRNGMTAEVLGFVGESGIKIRLCDFNRVLIIDTDKYKGINYGYCLTSNKTQGISVENTHVYASRDFYSNNLYPALTRHKNNMTIYYNDDDFSDIRDISDNVGRDKVSFNAISFMISSEELLKADETYKNVFLIKRVNESIKEVSEKLQIEKETDEINEDKQKNIYKFITELKSLIDARSKLAEVILNDYDSHRRYLQEAGLSNLQRMKECAGVSLKYSDIELNEIKLIKDFLTTKDELEKILLADSISRKRVNSVVFYAKEFRNEGLSINELKKYADKIDNPKFLQTKEGIFTFFESEDKKFGTNSFNDVKTRLDFIAFSETVIKEYNDLQDFKQELDKLNENHSIAFNRLNDCKITKEQLELFIKYHSNNEELANSKQKLIHTNKEILNLEDKLSKFLLKIEGLKDKISYLEKGLGRFKNQFDYSQLKEFYNKTTRLQAIYELGERIYGSDEFKKLLVDINANVSNFINITGTKISKTTKNTFYNRYKNAEKALNPFVNKLEILIKKDQEDISKYVKEFDNDLSKANKESIKEALITLIENRERLIISESKEYNDKLNYIESSNLKVLLDKNLKTILEHEDLKKASNINYKSIFDLLKLNEDGTKKLYNTHNLSNEEKIVQIETIDTEFKALVAIKLENNKEKEALLDAYETKNFKDILSIIDHIQLKQNKKLPFISDENPLNEVKENLKRLTFEVAALKGHILKDNNEIFDNFYYAGKLIEKDNTLENRILALNTATKAFIYSHHDNEPLSLDKVFTRHKESSFEFMNQEAVIRYIKNDKELYLKEGNIVDINDVENILTIASRHLRTFTPDKVSSFGKLREEKVVEAVNEYDYLKGNVTNYIHELTLSHDFTCLQKEAIEEICLRIVSITGNTINIHKFEKALISAVTDINSSYDKYKTSFKNENKDNPELLAKQFAIKDHFHLVGVLIKEGEFTKEHLDWMHKNNLALYKNMINHLAINNHLALHNDLDNQYNHHEITRLN from the coding sequence ATGTATCACGCAAAACTAGGTTCAATAGGGAAACGTCATTCAAGCGGTCAATACGGTAGAAGTATTGTACAGTCAATTGCATATGGCATGAGAGAAAAACTAACTCAGAAAAGTTTTGACAGTAGTACAAATAGTTATATTGAAGGTGAAACACATGATTATTTATATCTTGGTGGATGCTGCTTTAAAGAAACATTAGCACCTACACATTCACCAACTTGGGTATACAATAGAGAAACACTTTGGAATGAAGTAGAACGAGTTGAGAAAAGAGTAAATGCCGAATTTGCTAAATATCTTCAATTAGCTTTACCAAATGAATTAAACATACAACAATGCAAAAAAATGGTAAGAGAATTCCTAAATGAAAACATAATTTCGATGGATTTAATTGCAGATTATAGTTTTCATGATGATAAACCTGACAACTTTCATGCGCATGTTTATTTCACTACAAGAAGAATTGAAAGCCATGGTTTTGCTAAGAATAAAATTGATATAGTTGATATAATTGATAAAAAGCCATTTCTTTACCAACTAAGAGAAAACTATGCAAAGGTACAAAATAAATATTTAGCAATGTATGGGTTTAAAAAGAGAGTTACGCATCTCTCTCATAAGAAAATGGGTTTAGATCTTATAGCAACTAAACATATAGGTTATGCTTCTAATAATAAAAGAAGCAAAGCTGAATTGAATGATAGAATTGAATATAACAATCAAGTTTATCGTGAAAATCTAAAGATAATAATAAATAACCCTGAGATTATTATAAAAAAACTTTGTTATGAATTTGAGTATTTTGATTATAAAGACATATCAAATGCAGTTAACAACCAATTACAACTTAATGTTAAAGCTGGTAATATTGTTGAACAAGATTTTGATTATAATGAAATATATAACCAAATAGTAGAACGAATTGTAGGTAGTTCTACCCTTTCAAAGATCAAAATTAAAACTGATTCTGATAAAAAAATCATATTTTCTTCAATTAAGTACTTTGAACAAAACTTAGATTTGATAAGAGAAAATGTAAACGATGAGACAATAGAAATTGAAGAAATATTTGGAAAAGATAATAGTGATAGTAATAGAGAAATCAAGGATAATATAATGGCAGACTACCCTTTTGATGTTAATGATTTATATAAAGAAATCTTTAGAAATCCTGATAAAATTAGAGCTTTAAGTAAATTTAATTTTAGTAATTCGAGAGGGAAAAGTCGTATTTCTAATTCTTCTGAAGGATTAATTAGTAATGGTAGAAGAGGAGGAGATAAAAATAAGGTTACCTTATTTTTAAATGGGGTTATTAATGATTTTAAAGGAGGAGGTTTCAGTCGAAATGTAATATCTTATTATGCTGAAGAGACAGGTTTAAAGTGGAATGAGGCTTTATTTGATTTAGCTCGTGAATATGGAATTTATGATAAAGATAAGCAAACCATTAACCATGAGATTATTGAAGTTACAAGAAAATACGCGAATGAAAGATTATTAGAAGAAGAAAGAATTGAGATTGAAAAAGAAAAGCAAAATGAAAAAATAAAAGATATTTCTGCAACTATTTATAAAAAAATATACAAACAAAACCTAGGGAAGGAATTGATTGAATACCTTTCAAATAGGGGTTGGAATGAAAGTGAAATATTAGAACATACAAGAAATGGTAATATTCTATATGTGGAATCTTATGATGAAATATCAAAAGCTCTTAATAAAGCTTCTTCCCATAAGAACTCAAATTATAACTTCGATGACCTTAAGAATATAAAGCCTTTAAATTTCTTTTTTAAAGATACCCATAAATTTTTTATTCCTTGTTATAATGATAAGCATGAAATTATTGGGTTTATTACAAGAGACATTACTTCTAAGGAAACTAAAAATAAATATGTAAATACTAGGGGATTGCAAGTATCAGAAGTATTATATAACGCTCAATCATTAGAAGAAGGAAAGGATATTTTAGTAGTAGAAGGAGTGTTAGATGCTTTAAGGCTTACAAGTAGTGAAGGTAAAAAGGCTTTAAATCATACAATTCCTTTAGGTTTACTTGGTAATAGCCTTTCTACAGAAAGAATAAATTTAATTAGTAAATATAATCCAAGAACTATTTATATTGGCCTAGATAATGATGAATCTGGAGTTCGTTCAACTCAAAGAATGGTAAAAAGCTTATTAGAACACGGCCTTTCAAATTTTCGAATAGTAAAACTAAGAAACGATATTAAAGATTTTGATGAATTAATTTCTAAAGAGGGATACAACTCATTAAGATCAATATTAAATGAGTCATTATCACCTTCAAAATATCTTTTTGAGGAAATTAAAAATCTATATTTAACTGAAATAAAAGACCAATATAAACTTCCTTCAGATGAAAACACAGCTAATGAATTTAAAACCTATTTGAGTAATGTACTTATTAGTTTACGTAGTAATAAAGAAGAGAAGACTAGTTTAACTCAATTATTAATACAAAATGTAAGTAAGGATGAACATTTAACTTTAAACTCAATCATTAATACAAGTGAAGAAATTATAAATGTAAGAAACGATAACCTTGATAAAGATTCGGAAGTCTTACATGAAGAAAATATTATAAATATTGAATCTGAAGTAGAAAGACTAAGAGATTTATTTAAATATGAGTTAGAAGAAAATGACTTTATTGCAGCTTCTAAATTTAAGAGCATCATTAATAAAAATCTAAGTAATATCAATGAAGAATTTAAAAGATCGCTATATAAAATGATAATAAACCAATGTGTAAACTTAGGAAAAGATTTGAATGGCGAAACATGGTTTATAAAAAGAGATAATTTGGTCAATTTATCAAATGAAGCCATTTTAAATTCTATTACTGAACATGGAGGAAATTTTGAAAAAGGGAAATTTTCTGATTTTTTAAATAATATCCGAAACGAAAATAAAGAAATCGAACAAAATAATGATAAAATCAATAATAAAGATTATAAGTTAATTAAAGATTTAGCTGATGTAATTATTGGCACATTAACTGATAAATACTCAATATTTACTGAAAAAGATATTAAGGTTCTTATAAATAATGAACTTAATAAAAAACTTATAAACGAAAAATTTGAACAACATATTCTTAATAAAGTTCTAGAAGGAACTAATATAATAACTCTAAAACGTCAAAGTCTACGAGGTGAAACATATTACACAACCAAAGAATACCTGGAATTAGAAAAAAATACATTAGGTTTTGCTAATAGCTTAAACGCTAGAATTTCTCCATTAAATTCTAAATATTTAGAAAATTTTATAGAAAATGTAAGGCTCTCGAACAGTTTAAACGAAGAGCAAATTGAAGCAATTAAATACTTAACTACCGATACCACGGATTTGGCTATAATTGATGGATTTGCAGGTGCAGGTAAAACTCGTCTACTTCAAAAATATAAAGAGATAATAGAGAAGAAAAATACACTTGCAGCAAGCTTTGGACTTGGTGGCAATAAAATTATAGGTGTAAGCGTCATGGGCATTGCGGCGTTAAACTTAGAAAGAGATACAGGTATAAAATCAATAACCATTGAAGCAATGAAAAATATGCTTAAGTATTCTTCAGCTGGTATGGGGCTTAAAAAGGGTGATATTTTAATTGTTGATGAAGCTGCAACTGTGACAGTAGAAGACTACTATTTAATACTTGAAAGAGCAAAAATAGAAGGGTTTAAAGTAGTTCTAACTGGTGATTTATACCAAGCACAACCAATTCAAAGTGCACAAATATTTGATCATTTAGTTGATAAAGTAGGAAGCTTTAGTTTACGTAATGTTTTAAGACAAAGGGATAAAAAAGATGCGGAAGCTACTAAGATGTTTGCAAGTGGTAATTTTTATGGAGGTTTAAGTTATTATAAATCAAAAGGTAATTTTGTTCATATGCTTGATGAATCTACCACATTAAGGCAACTTGCTCATAATTATGTCAAAGATTTATTCAATGGCGCAAGTTATGACGATTCAGTAGTAATCACTGCTACAAATGCAGATGTAGAAGTAATAAATAACCATATTAGAAAAGCCCTAGAAGATACTAATTATTTTAATTTTAAGCAAAAGGGTCGTAACCAAAGTGGTGTTGTAAATTCTAAGGAATTTAAATTAGAACCCTTCAAAAATTCCCCTAAGAAATTAGTTATAAGAAGAGGTGAAAAAATAGTATTAACTGAAAATGACTATAAAGATTATGATATAAGAAATGGAATGACCGCTGAAGTATTAGGATTTGTAGGAGAATCAGGTATTAAAATAAGGCTTTGTGATTTTAATAGAGTACTTATCATTGATACAGATAAATATAAAGGTATTAATTACGGTTATTGTTTAACTTCAAATAAAACACAAGGTATATCTGTTGAAAATACTCATGTTTATGCCAGCCGTGATTTTTATTCGAATAACCTTTATCCAGCTTTAACTCGCCATAAAAATAATATGACTATTTATTATAATGATGACGATTTTAGCGATATTAGAGATATTTCTGATAATGTTGGAAGAGATAAAGTTAGCTTTAATGCAATATCTTTTATGATTTCTTCTGAAGAATTATTAAAAGCAGATGAAACATATAAAAATGTATTTTTAATAAAACGTGTAAATGAAAGTATAAAAGAGGTAAGCGAAAAATTACAAATAGAAAAGGAAACAGATGAAATTAACGAAGATAAACAAAAAAATATCTATAAATTTATTACAGAATTAAAGTCATTAATAGATGCAAGAAGCAAACTGGCTGAAGTAATATTAAATGATTACGATAGTCATAGAAGATATTTACAAGAAGCAGGTTTAAGTAATTTGCAAAGAATGAAAGAATGTGCAGGAGTAAGTTTAAAATACAGTGATATAGAATTGAATGAAATCAAGCTCATTAAAGATTTTCTAACCACAAAAGATGAACTTGAAAAGATATTGTTAGCAGACAGTATTTCAAGAAAAAGAGTAAATTCTGTAGTTTTTTACGCAAAGGAATTTCGTAATGAAGGCTTAAGTATTAATGAACTAAAGAAATATGCTGACAAAATAGATAATCCTAAGTTTTTACAAACCAAAGAAGGAATATTCACTTTTTTTGAAAGTGAAGATAAAAAATTTGGTACTAATAGCTTCAATGATGTTAAAACAAGGTTAGATTTTATTGCTTTTAGCGAGACAGTAATTAAAGAATATAATGATTTACAAGATTTCAAACAAGAATTAGATAAATTAAACGAAAATCATAGTATAGCTTTTAATAGACTTAATGATTGTAAAATAACTAAGGAGCAACTTGAATTATTTATTAAATATCATTCTAATAATGAAGAATTAGCTAATTCAAAGCAAAAATTGATTCATACAAATAAAGAAATCCTAAATTTAGAAGATAAATTAAGCAAATTCTTACTTAAAATAGAGGGATTAAAAGATAAGATAAGCTATTTAGAAAAGGGTTTAGGTAGGTTTAAAAACCAATTTGATTATAGTCAATTAAAAGAATTTTATAATAAAACAACTAGACTTCAGGCTATTTACGAATTAGGTGAAAGAATTTATGGCTCAGATGAATTTAAGAAATTACTTGTGGACATAAATGCAAATGTTTCAAATTTTATTAATATAACTGGTACTAAAATATCAAAAACTACAAAAAATACATTTTATAACCGTTATAAAAATGCTGAAAAAGCCCTTAATCCTTTTGTAAACAAATTAGAAATTTTAATTAAAAAGGACCAAGAAGATATAAGTAAGTATGTAAAGGAATTTGATAATGATTTATCTAAAGCCAATAAGGAAAGTATAAAAGAAGCACTTATTACATTAATTGAAAATAGAGAAAGGTTAATAATTAGCGAATCTAAAGAATATAATGATAAGCTTAATTATATTGAATCTAGCAATTTAAAGGTATTATTAGATAAAAATCTTAAAACTATACTAGAACACGAAGATTTAAAAAAAGCATCAAATATAAATTATAAATCTATTTTTGATTTACTAAAATTAAATGAAGATGGAACTAAAAAGCTATACAACACTCACAATTTAAGTAATGAAGAGAAAATAGTTCAAATAGAAACTATTGATACCGAGTTTAAAGCATTAGTAGCTATTAAATTAGAGAATAATAAAGAAAAAGAAGCATTACTTGATGCATATGAAACTAAAAACTTTAAAGATATACTTTCAATAATTGACCATATTCAATTAAAGCAAAATAAGAAACTGCCATTTATAAGCGATGAAAATCCCTTAAATGAAGTTAAGGAAAATTTAAAAAGACTTACTTTTGAGGTTGCTGCATTAAAAGGACATATTTTAAAGGACAACAATGAAATTTTCGATAATTTCTATTATGCAGGAAAACTCATTGAAAAGGATAATACCTTAGAAAATAGGATATTAGCATTAAATACTGCAACTAAAGCTTTCATATATTCACATCACGATAATGAACCTTTATCACTTGATAAAGTTTTTACTCGTCATAAAGAAAGCTCGTTTGAATTTATGAACCAGGAAGCAGTTATAAGATATATAAAAAATGATAAAGAATTGTATTTAAAAGAAGGAAATATTGTTGATATTAATGATGTCGAGAATATTTTAACAATAGCTTCGAGGCATTTAAGGACATTCACCCCTGATAAAGTTTCTTCCTTTGGTAAATTAAGGGAAGAAAAAGTAGTAGAAGCAGTTAACGAATATGATTATTTAAAAGGTAATGTGACTAATTATATTCATGAACTGACTTTATCGCATGATTTTACTTGTTTACAAAAAGAGGCGATTGAAGAAATTTGTCTTAGGATTGTAAGTATTACTGGTAATACAATAAACATTCATAAGTTTGAAAAAGCATTAATTAGTGCTGTAACAGATATAAATTCTAGCTATGATAAATATAAAACCTCATTTAAAAATGAAAACAAGGATAATCCAGAGCTTCTTGCTAAGCAATTTGCCATTAAAGATCATTTTCATTTAGTAGGGGTTTTAATTAAGGAAGGTGAGTTTACTAAAGAGCATTTAGATTGGATGCATAAAAATAATTTAGCTCTTTATAAAAATATGATTAATCATTTAGCAATCAATAACCACCTAGCATTACACAATGATCTTGATAATCAATATAATCATCATGAAATTACACGATTGAATTAA
- a CDS encoding type II toxin-antitoxin system prevent-host-death family antitoxin, producing the protein MAEFNATDAKNKFGELIDKARREPVNIIKNGRKVVTVISIEELEEMQAEIHRLREKLEEVMKNG; encoded by the coding sequence ATGGCAGAATTTAATGCTACGGATGCAAAAAATAAATTTGGTGAATTAATAGATAAAGCAAGAAGAGAACCTGTAAATATAATAAAAAACGGCAGAAAGGTTGTAACTGTTATATCAATAGAAGAACTTGAGGAAATGCAAGCAGAAATACATAGGCTTAGAGAAAAACTAGAAGAGGTTATGAAAAATGGGTAA